In a single window of the Anguilla rostrata isolate EN2019 chromosome 6, ASM1855537v3, whole genome shotgun sequence genome:
- the LOC135257941 gene encoding regulator of G-protein signaling 21-like yields the protein MSRVLLLTSLVKDFNAIFKGRCCCYSKDPLDQVESWGESVDRLLECKSGQTAFREFLKTEFSEENILFWLACEEYKKIKSTDEMVATANRIYAEFVEVESPKQINIDCGTRETITKHISQPNLESFDKAQRLIYGLMARDCYPRFLKSDIYQALLRRSQKR from the exons ATGTCACGGGTATTGCTGTTGACTTCACTAGTGAAAGATTtcaatgctattttcaagggTAGATGCTGCTGTTATTCCAAAGACCCGCTGGATCAGGTTGAGTCTTGGGGAGAGTCAGTGGACAGACTTCTGGAATGCAAAT CTGGTCAGACAGCCTTCAGGGAGTTTCTGAAGACAGAGTTCAGTGAGGAGAACATCCTGTTCTGGCTGGCCTGTGAGGagtataagaaaataaaatcaacagacGAGATGGTTGCCACAGCAAACAGAATCTATGCAGAGTTTGTTGAAGTCGAGTCCCCTAAACAG ATTAATATTGATTGTGGAACACGAGAGaccatcacaaaacacatttcccaACCAAACCTTGAATCATTCGACAAGGCACAGCGATTAATATATGGCTTGATGGCAAGGGACTGCTACCCACGTTTTTTGAAATCTGACATCTACCAGGCACTTTTGAGAAGATCACAAAAAAGATGA